A single Anopheles arabiensis isolate DONGOLA chromosome X, AaraD3, whole genome shotgun sequence DNA region contains:
- the LOC120906222 gene encoding uncharacterized protein LOC120906222, with product MMEFLEEQCRISEKLDTSVKTSTESTKPKTVARSLETKPAEVAVSGLNGNRTRLCRKLRTTIRSRASDFTAEFDFLVTPRITGELPTKSFDISQWPISSEQVLADPTFNRRGPVDMLIGAGSFWNLMLDGRCELGPNRPTLRYTKLGWIAGGVIASDTTVVARTLCQTADDEPLIELLRNFYKVESCDELRPSPKADDEACLEHFRRTHERTEEGRYLVRHPFNERKRELGGSRDTVLRRFLALERKIDKQPDLKEQFGVLRRCLWFEASYPLHGFVP from the exons ATGATGGAGTTTTTGGAGGAGCAGTGTCGAATTTCTGAGAAGCTCGATACCAGCGTGAAAACATCGACGGAAAGTACGAAGCCGAAAACAGTGGCAAGGAGCCTGGAA ACAAAACCCGCTGAAGTCGCAGTCAGTGGTCTGAACGGCAATAGAACTCGTCTTTGCCGTAAACTGCGCACGACGATCAGGTCTCGTGCCAGTGACTTTACAGCTGAGTTTGACTTCCTAGTGACACCACGAATCACTGGGGAACTTCCGACGAAGTCTTTCGACATATCACAGTGGCCCATCTCGAGCGAACAGGTGCTGGCTGACCCTACCTTCAACAGAAGAGGACCTGTCGATATGCTGATTGGCGCTGGAAGTTTTTGGAACCTGATGCTTGACGGCCGATGTGAACTTGGCCCGAACCGACCTACGCTGCGATACACAAAGCTGGGTTGGATCGCTGGAGGTGTGATCGCGAGCGACACGACGGTCGTTGCGCGTACACTTTGCCAAACTGCTGACGATGAGCCGCTCATCGAACTGCTGAGGAACTTCTACAAGGTAGAATCCTGCGACGAGCTCCGCCCTTCCCCGAAGGCGGATGACGAAGCGTGCCTGGAACACTTCCGGCGCACACACGAGCGAACTGAGGAGGGACGGTATCTAGTACGACATCCGTTCAACGAACGTAAACGCGAGCTTGGCGGCTCGCGAGACACAGTACTGCGACGTTTTCTGGCTTTGGAGCGAAAAATTGACAAGCAGCCGGACTTAAAGGAGCAATTCGGTGTCCTGCGCCGGTGTTTGTGGTTCGAAGCATCATACCCATTGCACGGGTTTGTCCCGTGA